In the Cystobacter ferrugineus genome, GGGCTTCCGTCGCCATGGGCCAACCCTCCTAGAGCACCACTTCGAGAATGGGGAGCCGCCGGGTGCCGCTCTTGTCGAGCACCTCCAGGCGGAAGACCTGGCCGGCCTCCCAGTAGGGGAACTCCGGCTCTACTGCCACGACGCCCTCCTCCCCAGGCCCGAGTTGCGTCTTGTCCATGTCCACGGAGAGAACCTTCACGGGGGTGCCATCCGCCCGGGTGAGTCGCGCCGTGCCTGGTCCCCAGGGGCTCTGCCCCGACAGGTTGCGTATGCGAACGACTGCAAGGGCCCAGGGGCCAGCGCGGTAGCCCATGCCCCCAACTACCTTCAACCCTCCCTGGATGCGGGTGGGCACGTCCTCGATGCGCTGGGCCCGCACGCCGTTCCAGTCGATACGGCCCGAAAAAATGAGCCCGGCAGGTCCTCTCGTTCCGCACCGGGACTTCAGCGCCGTGAGCTCTGCCTCGCTTTCTGCCAGCGCAGCCTCCAACACCTCAAGGGGGCGGGGGCGGCGCGCCACCTCCACCTCCTTGTCCACCAGCGTGGGATGGGTGACGAGCGCGAAGGCGGCGTACGCCGGAGAGGCGCCGTCCCGGTAGCGCACTCGCACGCCCAGCTTCTCTCCAGGGCCTGGTTCCACTGCAGGCTCGAGGATGAGGGTTCGGTCGCCCACGTCCACCATCCGGAAGCGCGTCGTCCGCCCCTCCACCTCTACCAATGCCCGGTCAATGGAGGCGTCGAAGTGGAAGTAGGTAACGACACCTACAGCCACCCGCACCTCCGGCACCGGTTCGTCCGGGCTATTGGGGACGACAACCTGCCGTTGCTGCTGCTCGTGGGACGGGCGCTGGGTCTGGGCTGCCGAGGGCGTCCCGAGAGACAGCGCGAGAAGAACGAGGGGCGGAAGGGGCGATGGTAGTGCCAGGGTGGATGACCTCTCCGGTCCACCGTAGCAGATGACGCACCCAGCATGACCAGTCGCACTGTTGGCGCCGACAGTCGACGCGCGCGCTCGATGGGAACATCGAGCCCGCTCCCAGAATCGCTGTTCCAGAACCAGTTCCGCCCGGACCTACCGAGATTTCCGCTTCACTCGTGAGCGCGCTGTTGTCGCCGAACGGATGACGCGCCGCACCAAGTCACGGCCGTCCCAGGCTGCGCGCAATCACCCCTACACCTGAGAGGCGCCCCTGCCTCCGTTCGTCCGCAGCGCCATTTCACCCGCGCGCTGCGAGACGCCCTGTAGGGCCCATTTGGCATGGTGATCACTAGGAAATCTTTCAGTATGACCTTCAATCGAAGTAAATTCAAG is a window encoding:
- a CDS encoding DUF2381 family protein; protein product: MCYGGPERSSTLALPSPLPPLVLLALSLGTPSAAQTQRPSHEQQQRQVVVPNSPDEPVPEVRVAVGVVTYFHFDASIDRALVEVEGRTTRFRMVDVGDRTLILEPAVEPGPGEKLGVRVRYRDGASPAYAAFALVTHPTLVDKEVEVARRPRPLEVLEAALAESEAELTALKSRCGTRGPAGLIFSGRIDWNGVRAQRIEDVPTRIQGGLKVVGGMGYRAGPWALAVVRIRNLSGQSPWGPGTARLTRADGTPVKVLSVDMDKTQLGPGEEGVVAVEPEFPYWEAGQVFRLEVLDKSGTRRLPILEVVL